The Ketobacter sp. MCCC 1A13808 sequence CACTGAGAAAGTGGATAGCGTCGGTGTAGGCCTGTTGGTAGCGTCGGGCATCGGCTTCCGTCACGGCGGCTTCACCCAGCATGTCGCAGGAGTGGAAGTAACCTTTTTCCGTGTCCGAGCTGGCCCGTTGCACCGCTTCGGCTATGGTTTGACCGGCCACAAACTGCTGGCCGATTACCATCATGGCCTGCTTCACCGCCGACAGCGCCAAGGGTTCACCCAAGCGTCGAAACAGCCCTCTAAAGGTATCCGACAGCCAATTGCCGGGTAGTTCGTCTTTGTGAAACAGTTTGCCGGTGATCAACAGCCCCCAGGTGGAGGCATTCACCCAGCGGGCGTCACTGTGGCCCAGGTGTTCGGCCCAATTGCCCTGCTGCAGGCGATCCTGTAATAAACGCTCCGCCGTGTCATGGTCCGGTATGCGCAACAGCGCTTCGGCCAGACACATCAGGGTGACGCCTTCCTGGTTATCTAAACCGTATTCTTTAAGCAGAGTTTCCACCCGAATACCCGGTTTGGCGTTGCGAATGGCTCCCAGGAAATCTGTGGCGTAAGCCTTAACGGTTTCGCGCTCCGATTGACTCAGACTGTAGCCCAACAGCAAGTCCTGAACCGCATTTTCTTCGCTGCTCAGATAGTTGTTAAGGATGTTGTCCTGAAGGGGAAACTCCAGCCCCATCGCAGAAGGTGCCTTACAACGTGCCACGGCGCGCATCCTGCCTGGTTGAATAGTGTTCAGCATGCCAAATGGCTTGGGCATGACCTTAGTTTGCCACAGGATGGCGAGCTATGTGAGGGTTTTTAAAGGGTTTTTATCGGTTCACCTAAAGGTAGCGCCCTAGGGTTGCCAGCGCCACCACAACCAGGCCCAGGCTCAAATTAATGCCGATTAGCATCCGAATTTGCCCCAGGCGGCGGCCACCCTCGGCCCAGTCCTGCCCTGCAACGGCTTGTTTCAAACGGCGGTAGGGTGCGAAGAACACATGGCCGTAAATGGCCGTCATGATCAAACCCAGCAACATCATGATGTGTATATAGGGGCGGGTTTGACCCATGCCGCCATAGAATCCAAATATCATCCACAGACCAGTGGCGAGAATAAGTACCACCGCCAATGAAACCCAGGGGAAAAAGCGTGCAAAAACCTGGCTCCATAACTGTAAGCGCAGGGGCGGCTCCAATAATTGAGCGGCAACCGGTCGCAGGGCCATGTAGGCGAAGAACATCCCTCCAACCCAAATCACGACCGATAATACGTGTAGCGCCAATGCGATGGCCATAGAGTACCCCCTGGTTGAATATCCCACCGTAAGTCAGTGGTTAGCGTTGCCATGAGGTTACTATCATGAAGCTAACAGATTGAAATGCAAAGCTATTATTTTTACCCAGAGGAGGGGCGTTGCGTTGTAAGTAGCTAAGCCTGGTTCACCAAGGAAAAGCCCGCCGGATCAACTAAACTCATTAAATGCAGACGTCATCTTCAAACCGAAGGTTCTTAGTTGAAGCAAGCCGCTCGTGGTACCCAATATC is a genomic window containing:
- a CDS encoding CopD family protein yields the protein MAIALALHVLSVVIWVGGMFFAYMALRPVAAQLLEPPLRLQLWSQVFARFFPWVSLAVVLILATGLWMIFGFYGGMGQTRPYIHIMMLLGLIMTAIYGHVFFAPYRRLKQAVAGQDWAEGGRRLGQIRMLIGINLSLGLVVVALATLGRYL